Genomic window (Oryza sativa Japonica Group chromosome 3, ASM3414082v1):
AACTATGCACGAGAAAGAGCTAAATTTTTGGACGATTTTCATAATAATACGTAGAGCTTTTGGTTTAATTTAGAGAAATGTTACCATAACTATAatgattaaaaataattcatgcaCCTAATATAATTCATATGTCTTCATATACATAGCTTATAATAGGTTGATTAGAGTCGTGCGAATGCTAGACTATATATAGTAGTACTATGTTTTCATATGTTCGACTAGGTcatcgtcccacgtggcattgacgtgacacttacgtggcaatttgatcctggaaaaataataaaaactgtggccccacctgtcagctaaAAAAGTTATTAATGGTGGGGTCcccatgggccccacatgtcagccttaAAACATCagtcctcccttctctcttcttcctcatctcactcctctcttcttccctctcccccctctctatCTTCTTCCCGGGCAGCAGAGCAGGCGAGCGAGGCATGCTATCCGAGCtccagcggtggcggcagctTGGCGTGCACCGCAGCGGAGATCCTCAAGATGGTGGACAATGACGTCGTAGAGAGGAGTGAGGATGAGGGACTCGACGACGATGGGGGCCAGGGCAGGGGCCTtggagcttcttcttcttcttggagggcgaggagggcttcttcttcttggccGGCGTCGGCACGGGGGTCGTCGAGCTTGGTGGGGATGGTGGCGGGCGCTTCGGCAACGGGGGAAAGAGGCGAGGCAACGGGAACCTCgaccgggggagaggaggccggcggcggggtggccTTGGGCCTTGGGCGCCGGGACGGATGCCTTAGTGGACTTGATGGGTGACGCGGTGGCCGAAGCCGGGGTAATGGGCGCCTGCGGAGGGGGCCGGGGTGGCGGGGGTGGTCGGCACAGCGGCGGGTGTGGGCGCGTCTTCTTGGAGGAGACCAGTGGCATGGTAGTCAGTTCTGCCGCGGGGgcgggcggagatggcggcatcGATGTCGAGAGCAACCTCCTCCTCTGCTCCAACCTCGCCATCTCCGCCCCTCCATCGTCGCCAACAATAGAGCTCCTCACTTGGGACGACAGCGGAGAGACGGTGGCCTGGATCTGCGGGGACTAGAACGGCGCGCGACGGACGGGCGGGTGGGTGAAGAATGGCGGAGCATGCAAGCGAGGCAGGAGGCGGGTGTTAACACCAAAAttcctgcactggagctaagtagatctcccaggccagtgtgtgtttttcgcgtcaACAGCGGGTAGCGACCTCGGCTTGGCGGGGAGACCGTGGCCGCCGTGAGGGGCGGCGATGCGGTGGTTGGCCACCTCGGGTGCCGCTGTCCCGAGCTCCCCCGCCCGGTGGCCCAAGCGGTGAACAAGTTCCATGAGCTTGCCCGCCACCGCTTTGCTCCACCTGCCGCCCCCTTTGCTCTGCTTGTTGCTTGCCGCGACTCCGCCTGCCGTCGGTCCACGCACCGCCCCTctgctccgcccgccgcccctTTGCTCCGccttgccgccgctccgctcatCACCCCTATGCGCCGCCCACCCCCGCTCGCCCTCCTCCTTCAGTGCAGAACtgcaggggagagagagagggggataaagagaagagggaggatgacatgtgagaTCACATGGGCCTacccttttttattattttgtgtgtaatTGACATATGGGttctagggtttttttttaattatttttccgGGATCCAATTGCCAcataagtgccacgtcaatgccacataGGACGAGGACCTAGTTAAAGGAGCCACGTAGATGCCACGTTATTCAAAACCGGGCACAATACTGTCGAGGGATCTCATCTGCATGGTTTTATAAGTTAGGGGATGCTTATGTCCGGTTTTCAGGAGCGAGGACGAAAATTAGACCGGCGACAAATtgaaggacctaaagtgaacttattccactaTAAACCCCTTTCTACGACGAAGTTAAAAGGGAGGCCGTGCATGATTTACGGTAGTGTAATCATTAAAGCCTTGTTTGGTTAATCTCATCTACATGTAAATTAGAAGATTTGGGGAAGAATAATTCGACACCTATTGAGAATTAATCTCTCTGAATACTCTTTAATCCCTCCCTCACGGGAATTGACATAATAAGGTCCAAAAGAAAGCGGTTCACAATTTTCTAATTGTAGGATGAACTAATGTGGTCATATTATATAGTCATTATAAATTACATAGTTCAGAATTTCCATCATGATTACCGAATTCCAACGGCACCCAAAAAAtagttcctttttattttttccaatatttttgaTATCATTTTCGTTTCAGCGGCAcctctttataaaaaaaaaagttattgaaATGGTAGAGGCTATTTTCCTATCGTTTTCAACACTTTATGTACCCTCATCCTAGGCGGGCCATGGTTCAATGTTTTTGGAGACGTACGTATTTTGTCCTTTGTTTTATTTCATGCGGTAATTTGGACAAAGTGTGTTACAAATGCAATATACATCTGTAAATACTTGGGGACGAGTTCCTGCTGAAAAGAAAGGGAGATAGCAACCTAAGAGAAGATGAGCTTCTTATTATGTTATTCCAGAGAAAATTAATCAGAAACGGTGATGAACATCTTTCCAAGAATGGTGGGGGGAGACCCCTCTCGATCTCCCTCTCCTTTCACTCTTTCCCTCCTCACCTTCTCCATCTTTATGGGTAATTTCCAGGGATCTTTTCGACCACAAAACAGAAAAGATCCCCTAAAACAATACAATACCTACTGAAAaccaccaaaagaaaaaaaaaagaaacaagaaaaaaaaagcagcagaAGAACCCATCCTGTCGGCCATGCTTGTACACTTGAGTGTACACTCATCCCATGATCTCTGAAACTGCCATCAATCGACTGTTCTTTCCGTTCATCATCTTCAGGGATTCCTCTGCTCAGATGATTGGTTACTCACACTGTTGAATCACGAGTTGTATcttgtatctatatatatatgtgctgcTTGTGTTCAAGAGTGCAAAGTTGTTGTTGGGCATTATGTTCCTTCAGTTCAGAACTTTGCACTCCAGATGGCGCTGTCGTTCTCCCCACATCGTTGATGGACCTCCTTCATCCGATCCGCCGATTTGCAGATGCCGCTGCAGCTCCAGTCGAACGACGCGGCGCACACGTTGCCTGCCTGCGCCTTCCATTCGCAATCTGCAGTAGTGCGAACCATTTGAAAAATTTGTAACCAACAGTTGGCTAAAATATGATCAGaagttgacaaaagaaaaaaaaatgatttgaaaTTTCATCATGCATGTCAATCAGCAGGGTGATTGATCACGTCAGTCCAGAACTCTAAGCTCATCTGACAACGACAACATTTCCCCTGTAACAGTTTGCTAATTGTCCTGTAACACCTACCAGTCTCTGAAACTAATCAATTGTGTACGTGAGCATACATGACTAAATGACGAGCGCAATGGCCAATTTAGTCCATTACAGTATTTAAGGTGAAATGAAATATCTATCTAAGAGCAGCTGTGACACCTTCAGAGAGAAGAGAAGTGGCCTTGTTAGAAAAAGGTCCGATGTCTAGTGTCCTGACAGGATGCTTCATGATTACAAAAAACAATTGACAAGCACATGTTTGTGACAGCAGATAGCATACCTACTTAGTGAAGTTGACTGACAACCACCCCAAACTACAAACGCAACTGCACTGTTTCACCAAATGATTCGATACATTTCGTAATATAAAATATGATAAATACAGATCAAGTAAGCTGTATTCAGTCCGACTACCCCATACTATGAAGAGTTGACTGACATGTCAAGACCAAACAAGGATCTGGAAGAGCAAGGAAATCAGTTCAAAAGATGGTAAGGATTTTAACTATACCTGGTTGTGTACCGCAGCAAAGCCTGCGATCATCGACGTGTTCGACGTCTAGACCTATGAACCATGCTCCTAATGATACATCCTCATTAGCATATTTGTGGAGAACATGCCTGAAACATCACCATCATCCATGGTCAATGATGGGTAGAGGTTAGATAAAACATATTATGGTGTAATCAACaaagaaaaaccaaatctgAAGAAATTTCTTACTGGTTGATTGATATATAAGAAGCTAGATCCTTGGAGATTGCATATAACTGGCCGGTTGCATGACGGAAGTACTTGTTCCCCCATTCGCCGAATTTCCAGTACTCGGGCTCATGGTATCTTACACCCCTgagaataaaaaacaaattggtaTTTGGTCAGCTGTTTAAAACATCAAGGAAGACATGACAACAACATGGGACTTACTTCTGAGCCAGGACTGGACCAGATTTCATGCAACCAATGTAAGCTCGAGGCTTCGACCGATGCTTAGCCAATATGTTACCAAGAGTTGCTGCAACATTTTTATATCTGATTATTATAGTATCACTATAAcaatatctaaaaaaattatagtatCACAATAATTGAGATGGAATTTTCCAGTAAAAGGGTTTTAAGCTTGTGCTTTGGGAGTAACATCTCTGAAGATTACAGCATATACGATATTTTATCAACTTTGAGTGTACAATTTGTAAGCCAAATACATAGCAGAAATTTAATGTAAGTAAAATATATGAACTAATCAAAATTTTAGCAGAAAAAACACTTAATGAAGGGATATGATGTTAGATCAGAGGGTAGTAATGCACACCTATATTTACAtgtacatcatcatccactttAATGTAGTACTCTGCATCCCACATGGACAAGGCTGTCACAAAGAACGATTTCGTCTTTGCAGCCAATTCCAGATACCCTTCAACATGATCCTGAGTGATCAAAAAATATTCCAAGATATTTCAGCTTTACAGACAAATAAACAAGCCAGTAATACTGTACTATATGCCAGCTAGAGTAAGTCCTATGGTAATTACCAATCTCATGAAGTCACCATGTTTCCTATCTTCTGCGTCTATAGCTCTATCGAGTATGCCACCAGATGTTGCGCTGTCAATTTAGAAAGGTTAAAATTTCAGATTCTGTGAGCTCAAGATATCGTCTTCTGACATTGCTGAATCATAACTGGTACTAACTCTTTTGTCTAATATAATAGAAACTCTCCCTTAACTATTGTCCATACAGATCGCCCAAAGTACATGTTTTCTTGCACTAACCTATGACCAATGACGAATCGGATGataattcccttttcttcctcaagcttccttcttttttcaccTGTCGCAAACACAGAAACAATATCAGGTAACATGTTTTActgtgggaaaaaaaattctccatgcAAAAGAATGTACAACCTTGAGGCATCCACGTAGCACGAAGTGAATCTCTTCGTTTCCGGCTGCTGAATGCGGTGTTGATGCCAATGACCATGAAGTATCTCCGTTTCCCCGTAGATTCTGATAGCGGCGCTCCATTGAGCTCAGACTCCTCCTGTGACGCCTTTGCTGATGCTAACTCCATTTCTAAGTTTGATATTGTTTTGTCCAATGCCCTGATAACAAAACAGATTCTTATGAACCTTGGACTTATAAATTTGAGGTTAAAATCAGCAGCATAAAAGTAGGCTATCATTCTCTCAACCCTTTTGGTACTTACTGTATAGCATCCTGAGTTCTTGGGACCTCTCCAATTATATCTTTTTGCTCCATAACCTGCATAATATGCAGGAAAAATAACGATGCTCGTGAAAATGCATTGACGACATTTGTTAATTTTCTCATTCTTCTTACTAACAGTAGAGGTCACTGTAAATGATGTTTGCAAAGTAATCTGAAAATATTTGTGTGACAGTTAATGCTTACACTTTTCGGAGCACAGTCACCAGACAACAGGTTCATCTTGTTCACTTCTAGAGCCGATCTCCTGATGATCTCTTTTGGTTCTGGCATTGTCCACATCCtgcaacaaatatttttttcttatttcctCTGctccaaaatataatcatttttagaatagtgttaagtcaaacatttttaactttaactattaatagcaaaagaataaaaaagattaatcaCGTAAAATTGAtgtactagatttatcattaaacaaactatcataatatataactctttttatttaaaacatcttaatgttataaatattattggTTATAATAGCATTTTGAAGACTACGTCAAaatctaaaaatgtttatattttaggacggagagaatAGCATTTTTTAGGACGGTTGCGGTACTTGTTTATAGTGACACATAGAGTAACAACCGCAACAGAGTAAGCATTTAGTAAAAGACTGCAAATTAATGATTATTCTCATCTCATTTCTTTCGAAAAAATATTATTCGCATTTCACAGAAAGATACTAAGTGCATAAACTTCAgtgtaaaaaaaacagaggttGTTGTTTGCTCCATGCTTGGCTGCTGGCTGCGACCTCTGCTGACGTTTCTGTAGCCATGACGTTTCCAACTGTATTTTTCACTGTACAAACTACCCAAGGAAGgccaaaaaagaaacaaagggcaatgatgccatttttaaccttaccaaattttaataaagttgtcaaaaaaatggctacatttagtttgttgtcaaattttgataactacataagaaatcctactaaaattttggccactatgctaaaattttggtattgtcaaaatttggtaagattttttttggcatcaaagtgaacaggtccAAAATTTACTGACCTCCACTAATGGGGCCATGGCAACTGTAACTTTCGTCCAGGTAAAAAAGCAGAAGTGTACTGGTAGCAGGAGTATACGTTGCTACTGTGTTGTCGGCGACAGGTATACGTTGTATATCAGGTAGTTAGCGATAAATGTACTCAGTATCCAGTTTTACCCACCCGTGCCGTCGGATCTTCTCGAAATAAAGAAGCGTCACATCGACCAGGCAAGTACGCTACGAGCTTCCAAGAACTCACCCACATTTAGCACGAGCAAAGCAGGATCGAGCCTTTAATTCGAGAGAGATTTTGCCCTTTTAAATTTCTTCCAGAGAGCTGCTTCTTCTGTAGGAGTACGCTACAGCAACAGCTTAgagcagaggagaggagatgagagTACAGTACGCCAGCTACAGTTGTTTGTTGTTCTTTGGGGGTGTACTCTCCATTGACCAGGAGAGGATGAGAAAAAAGAGCAGCAGAGGAACGCAAGAAAGAAACCAATAGAATTCAGAGAATTTTTGGCTGAACGAACCgaacggagaggaggaggcaaagaGAGAAAAGCGAATTGCTGGTAGGATCCGATCACCGCGGGACAGGATcaattttgcttttcttttcctttttggaaTGGAATGGAAGATGAAAAAAAGGCGTCTAAATTCACCCGTACACGAATGGACGAAGCAAAAAAGCATGCAGAAAACGAAGGCGATCAAACTGATTGCATCACGCAAGATTATTCAACACCAAACCAGGACAAACCTGCAGGAGCAAGAAGAAGACGATGGAGGAAGCAGGGGGGCGTACCTGTTGGTGAAGATGAGGCCGATGCAGAAGCTGgcgaggcagaggaggagggtCCATTTCTTGGAGATGGTGCCACGGAGCACCAGCTCGTCCCCTCCGCCGAGCACCGCTGCTCCCCCCCTGCTCTTGTTGAAGCTCATCTTCACCtgatctcttcttcctcctcgctcgccTAGCTCTCTAATCAGTCTCCAATTCACACGCCCTCACCTATGGATCCTGTCTCCCCGATCTCGGAGACCTCATGATCACACTCCAAGAACCAGAAATATGGTCCCTCcaccctcctgctcctcctgctgctcctcTAACTTTTGTCAAGATCAAGTCACTACTCACTACTACTAATATTACCTTTaatttcctctctctctatctctgtgTGTCAAGATTCTTTGGTTCTTGAAGCCGCCTGCTGCCAGTGGCAGGTGCCTTTGGGGTGAAGGGGAAGGCTGATATGGAGATGGAGACGAGGGAAAGGATGCACCAACTGCGTGCGTGCTCGCGCGCGTGAAGGGTGTAGAGTGGAGTCCGGGGGAGGGAAGGGATCTCGGCGATTCTTGGTGGCGCTGCTCCAGATTTATTCGGCCTTCGCCACTTGGTCCGGTCTGGACATCTCCGGccagcttagcttagcttagctagttTAGCTTCTTTTAAGCTTTAGCTGAAGTAGTAGGTGGTTAAGTTAGGTTTAAACTTTGGTCTCCTCTTGTGGGGATTATTGTAGTGGAAGCGCCATTAATGAGCTGATGTGGTAATTAAGCCAGGCTAAGGTGAGTTTGGAGGGTGAAATGGCTGTTTTGCCCCCTTATTTTGTGTGGTCAAGTCAATGGCATGTTCACCTTGCGAGGGTCAGTAGTACTCAGTAGATCACCACCCCCATGTGTTGAGGGAATTAGATACAGTTGTGGTGCTACACCCCATGAGGATTCTCTTGTCATGTTCAGTTCAAAAATGGATACCTCTTCTATAGAGCATGCGACCAAACTTCTGcagttcttgaaaaaaaaaagagcaatcaTGCAATGCTGTTATGTGAAAATAGTGTCAtcaaaatttatcacaaaaaatattttagtattAATTTGAAAGCAGTActacctctatcccaaaataagcgcagccataagtttccgtgtccaattttaATTGTCCGTCttgtttgaaatatttttatgattagtatttttattattactagaatataaaacatgaatagtattttatctgtgatttatatttttttagttttttaaaacaatttaaaataagatgaacgatTAAAGTTAAACACGAAAAATCATGTATgcatttattttgagacggatggagtatcaaTTTGTGCCATCATCTTTTACTACGCCTCTCCATTATCTTTTACTCCATGACTTGACTGATAAGCCATGAAAATGAACGAAGGAACCAAAATAGTTTGATAATTTATATGAGAAAACTTTTGTATCTGTGTTGATTTTAAAAGtaaatacttaaaaaaaataaactaatatgGAAAACCCTTAAAATTAACTCTAACTTAATTagattttcaaattcaaattttcgcTATGACTAATAAGCCAAAAGT
Coding sequences:
- the LOC4333312 gene encoding probable beta-1,3-galactosyltransferase 2, which produces MSFNKSRGGAAVLGGGDELVLRGTISKKWTLLLCLASFCIGLIFTNRMWTMPEPKEIIRRSALEVNKMNLLSGDCAPKSVMEQKDIIGEVPRTQDAIQALDKTISNLEMELASAKASQEESELNGAPLSESTGKRRYFMVIGINTAFSSRKRRDSLRATWMPQGEKRRKLEEEKGIIIRFVIGHSATSGGILDRAIDAEDRKHGDFMRLDHVEGYLELAAKTKSFFVTALSMWDAEYYIKVDDDVHVNIATLGNILAKHRSKPRAYIGCMKSGPVLAQKGVRYHEPEYWKFGEWGNKYFRHATGQLYAISKDLASYISINQHVLHKYANEDVSLGAWFIGLDVEHVDDRRLCCGTQPDCEWKAQAGNVCAASFDWSCSGICKSADRMKEVHQRCGENDSAIWSAKF